In Chanodichthys erythropterus isolate Z2021 chromosome 9, ASM2448905v1, whole genome shotgun sequence, a genomic segment contains:
- the myo1f gene encoding unconventional myosin-If isoform X1, whose amino-acid sequence MGSKYHWQSQNVKQSGVDDMVLLSKITEDAIVENLKKRYMDDYIFTYIGPVLISVNPFKQMPYFTDREIELYQGAAQYENPPHIYALTDNMYRNMMIDSENQCVIISGESGAGKTVAAKYIMGYISKVSGGGQKVQHVKDIILQSNPLLEAFGNAKTVRNNNSSRFGKYFEIQFSRGGEPDGGKISNFLLEKSRVVSQNENERSFHIFYQLIDGCTPQQKEELGIMTPDYYYYLNQSGTYKVDGTNDSKDFQETMEAMRVIGIPQMVQRQVLQIVAGILHLGAISFIEAGNYGQVESTDLLAFPAYLLGIDQNRLQDKLTSRKMDSKWGGKTESIDVTLNREQACHTRDALSKALYARLFDYLVEAINKAIQKPTEELSVGVLDIYGFEIFQRNGFEQFCINFVNEKLQQIFIELTLKAEQEEYVQEGIKWTPIEYFNNKVVCDLIENKLNPPGIMSVLDDVCATMHATKEGVDLTLLQKLQAAVGTHEHFNNWNSGFVIHHYAGKVSYDINGFCERNRDVLFPDLIELMQSSEYDFIRSLFPENLNTEKKGRPTTAGSKIKRQANELVSTLMKCTPHYIRCIKPNETKRPKDWEESRARHQVEYLGLRENIRVRRAGFAYRRIFQKFLQRYAILTAETWPCWRGAEQQGVLHLLRCVNMDTDQYQMGRTKVFIKNPESLFLLEEMRERKFDTFARTIQKAWRKYIARRKYEQMREEASDILYNFKERRRNSINRNFVGDYLGMEDKPELRQFMAKRERIDFADSVNKYDRRFKSIKRDLILTPKSIYLIGREKIKKGPEKGQIKEVLKRKLDIGSIRSISLSTRQDDFFILHENEYDSLLESIFKTEFLSLLCKRYEEQTQSKLSLSFSDRLEFRVKKEGWGGGSTRVVVFQRGQTDEAVIKPAGKTLSVTIGDGLPKTSKPTRKGVPQSHGGRSQPRHRGGHQNGAAQFHRGGTQQQQQQREATYSMPVRQNPPPSNALPKLGSQKNRRGSRPAQNQSTNLDFLNVPDQGMSGMQRKRSISQRPPPAPSSRPKPQPRPQGPRCRALYQYFGQDVDEISFDVNDIIELISEDPSGWWRGRIHGKEGLFPGNYVEKI is encoded by the exons ATG GGCAGTAAGTATCACTGGCAGAGCCAGAATGTCAAGCAGAGTGGTGTTGATGACATGGTGCTTCTCTCCAAGATCACTGAAGATGCCATCGTGGAAAATCTCAAAAAGAGATACATGGACGACTACATCTTT ACCTACATAGGACCTGTCTTGATATCAGTGAATCCTTTCAAACAGATGCCGTACTTCACTGACCGTGAGATTGAGCTCTACCAGGGAGCT GCTCAGTATGAGAACCCACCACACATTTACGCTCTGACAGACAACATGTACAGGAACATGATGATTGACAGTGAAAATCAATGTGTCATTATCAG TGGAGAAAGTGGAGCAGGAAAAACAGTTGCTGCTAAGTACATTATGGGCTACATCTCAAAAGTATCAGGGGGAGGACAGAAAGTACAG CATGTGAAGGATATTATCCTGCAGTCGAACCCTCTGCTGGAAGCGTTTGGCAATGCGAAGACAGTCCGCAACAACAATTCAAGCCGTTTT GGCAAATACTTTGAGATCCAGTTTAGTCGAGGAGGAGAGCCAGACGGAGGGAAGATCTCCAACTTCCTGCTGGAAAAATCAAGAGTCGTGAGCCAGAATGAAAATGAAAGGAGCTTTCACATCTTCTACCAG ctAATAGACGGATGCACGCCTCAGCAGAAGGAAGAATTGGGAATTATGACCCCAGATTACTACTACTACCTGAACCAGTCTGGAACATACAAGGTGGATGGAACTAATGACAGCAAGGACTTCCAGGAAACCATG GAAGCCATGCGGGTGATCGGCATACCGCAGATGGTTCAGAGGCAAGTGCTGCAGATTGTAGCTGGCATCTTACATCTGGGCGCCATCAGTTTCATTGAGGCGGGAAACTACGGGCAGGTGGAGAGCACAGACT TATTGGCTTTCCCGGCCTACCTGCTGGGAATCGACCAGAACCGTCTACAGGATAAACTCACCAGCAGGAAAATGGATTCCAAATGGGGTGGTAAAACTGAATCCATTGATGTGACTCTGAACAGGGAACAAGCGTGCCACACGCGTGACGCTCTCTCCAAAGCCCTCTATGCCCGTCTGTTTGACTATCTAGTTGAG GCAATAAATAAAGCCATACAGAAACCCACTGAAGAGCTTAGCGTTGGCGTTTTGGATATTTATGGATTTGAGATTTTCCAG AGGAATGGTTTTGAACAGTTCTGTATCAACTTTGTGAATGAAAAGTTGCAGCAGATCTTTATTGAGTTGACACTGAAAGCAGAACAG GAAGAGTATGTACAGGAGGGCATCAAATGGACACCCATAGAGTATTTTAACAACAAAGTTGTGTGTgacttaatagaaaacaaactg aatcctcctggcATCATGAGCGTGCTGGATGATGTGTGTGCCACCATGCATGCCACCAAAGAgggagttgatttaactctgcttcagaaGCTACAGGCTGCAGTGGGGACGCACGAACACTTCAACAACTGGAACTCTGGTTTTGTCATTCACCACTATGCTGGCAAG GTGTCGTACGATATCAACGGTTTCTGTGAGAGAAACAGAGATGTGCTTTTCCCTGATCTCATAGAACTGATGCAAAGCAGCGAATA CGACTTCATCCGAAGCCTCTTCCCAGAAAATCTCAACACGGAAAAGAAAGGTAGACCAACCACTGCTGGCTCGAAGATCAAA AGGCAAGCCAACGAGTTGGTTAGCACACTGATGAAGTGCACACCGCACTATATCCGCTGCATCAAACCCAACGAGACCAAGAGGCCCAAAGACTGGGAGGAGAGCAG AGCGAGACATCAAGTGGAATATCTTGGCTTAAGAGAAAATATTCGGGTACGACGTGCCGGCTTTGCCTATCGTAGAATCTTCCAGAAATTTTTACAGAG GTATGCCATCCTAACAGCGGAGACGTGGCCATGTTGGCGTGGTGCGGAACAGCAGGGCGTTTTGCATCTCTTGCGTTGTGTAAACATGGACACGGATCAGTACCAAATGGGCCGCACCAAGGTCTTCATCAAGAATCCAGAGTCG CTGTTTTTGCTGGAGGAGATGCGAGAGAGGAAGTTTGACACATTTGCCAGAACCATCCAGAAGGCATGGAGGAAATACATCGCCAGGAGGAAATATGAACAGATGCGGGAGGAAG CCTCTGATATACTGTATAACTTTAAAGAACGACGTAGGAATAGTATAAACAGGAACTTTGTTGGTGATTACCTGGGCATGGAAGACAAGCCTGAACTCCGGCAGTTCATGGCCAAGAGGGAGCGGATTGACTTTGCAGACTCGGTCAACAAGTATGACCGTAGGTTCAAG TCTATAAAGAGAGATCTAATACTGACACCGAAATCCATCTACCTAATTGGTCGGGAAAAGATAAAGAAAGGACCAGAGAAGGGCCAGATAAAGGAAGTTCTGAAAAGAAAGCTGGACATTGGCAGTATCCGTTCAATCTCTTTGAG CACAAGGCAAGATGACTTCTTCATCCTTCATGAAAATGAGTATGACAGTCTGCTGGAGTCCATATTTAAGACTGAGTTCCTCAGTCTGCTGTGCAAGCGCTATGAGGAGCAAACCCAAAGCAAACTCTCACTGTCCTTCAGCGACAG GCTGGAGTTCCGTGTGAAAAAGGAGGGCTGGGGAGGAGGCAGCACCCGTGTGGTGGTATTCCAGAGGGGACAGACTGATGAAGCTGTGATCAAACCTGCAGGAAAGACTCTTTCTGTCACTATAGGAGATGGGCTACCAAAGACATCCA AGCCAACCAGGAAGGGAGTACCACAGAGTCATGGAGGAAGAAGCCAGCCACGGCACAGAG GGGGCCATCAGAACGGGGCTGCACAGTTTCACCGGGGTGGcactcagcagcagcagcagcagagggAAGCGACTTACTCAATGCCAGTCAGGCAGAATCCTCCACCGAGCAATGCTCTACCTAAACTGGGATCTCAGAAGAATCGAAGAGGCTCCAGGCCGGCCCAAAATCAGTCCACGAACCTCGACTTCCTCAATGTGCCTGATCAGGGCATGTCAGG AATGCAGCGGAAAAGGAGCATCAGCCAACGGCCTCCACCGGCCCCCTCTAGCCGTCCCAAACCTCAGCCCCGACCGCAGGGCCCTCGATGTAGAGCACTTTATCAGTATTTTGGCCAGGATGTGGATGAAATTAGCTTTGACGTCAATGACATCATAGAACTAATCAGTGAAG ATCCATCAGGGTGGTGGCGAGGGCGAATTCATGGGAAGGAGGGTCTCTTTCCTGGGAATTATGTGGAGAAGATTTGA
- the myo1f gene encoding unconventional myosin-If isoform X2, with amino-acid sequence MVLLSKITEDAIVENLKKRYMDDYIFTYIGPVLISVNPFKQMPYFTDREIELYQGAAQYENPPHIYALTDNMYRNMMIDSENQCVIISGESGAGKTVAAKYIMGYISKVSGGGQKVQHVKDIILQSNPLLEAFGNAKTVRNNNSSRFGKYFEIQFSRGGEPDGGKISNFLLEKSRVVSQNENERSFHIFYQLIDGCTPQQKEELGIMTPDYYYYLNQSGTYKVDGTNDSKDFQETMEAMRVIGIPQMVQRQVLQIVAGILHLGAISFIEAGNYGQVESTDLLAFPAYLLGIDQNRLQDKLTSRKMDSKWGGKTESIDVTLNREQACHTRDALSKALYARLFDYLVEAINKAIQKPTEELSVGVLDIYGFEIFQRNGFEQFCINFVNEKLQQIFIELTLKAEQEEYVQEGIKWTPIEYFNNKVVCDLIENKLNPPGIMSVLDDVCATMHATKEGVDLTLLQKLQAAVGTHEHFNNWNSGFVIHHYAGKVSYDINGFCERNRDVLFPDLIELMQSSEYDFIRSLFPENLNTEKKGRPTTAGSKIKRQANELVSTLMKCTPHYIRCIKPNETKRPKDWEESRARHQVEYLGLRENIRVRRAGFAYRRIFQKFLQRYAILTAETWPCWRGAEQQGVLHLLRCVNMDTDQYQMGRTKVFIKNPESLFLLEEMRERKFDTFARTIQKAWRKYIARRKYEQMREEASDILYNFKERRRNSINRNFVGDYLGMEDKPELRQFMAKRERIDFADSVNKYDRRFKSIKRDLILTPKSIYLIGREKIKKGPEKGQIKEVLKRKLDIGSIRSISLSTRQDDFFILHENEYDSLLESIFKTEFLSLLCKRYEEQTQSKLSLSFSDRLEFRVKKEGWGGGSTRVVVFQRGQTDEAVIKPAGKTLSVTIGDGLPKTSKPTRKGVPQSHGGRSQPRHRGGHQNGAAQFHRGGTQQQQQQREATYSMPVRQNPPPSNALPKLGSQKNRRGSRPAQNQSTNLDFLNVPDQGMSGMQRKRSISQRPPPAPSSRPKPQPRPQGPRCRALYQYFGQDVDEISFDVNDIIELISEDPSGWWRGRIHGKEGLFPGNYVEKI; translated from the exons ATGGTGCTTCTCTCCAAGATCACTGAAGATGCCATCGTGGAAAATCTCAAAAAGAGATACATGGACGACTACATCTTT ACCTACATAGGACCTGTCTTGATATCAGTGAATCCTTTCAAACAGATGCCGTACTTCACTGACCGTGAGATTGAGCTCTACCAGGGAGCT GCTCAGTATGAGAACCCACCACACATTTACGCTCTGACAGACAACATGTACAGGAACATGATGATTGACAGTGAAAATCAATGTGTCATTATCAG TGGAGAAAGTGGAGCAGGAAAAACAGTTGCTGCTAAGTACATTATGGGCTACATCTCAAAAGTATCAGGGGGAGGACAGAAAGTACAG CATGTGAAGGATATTATCCTGCAGTCGAACCCTCTGCTGGAAGCGTTTGGCAATGCGAAGACAGTCCGCAACAACAATTCAAGCCGTTTT GGCAAATACTTTGAGATCCAGTTTAGTCGAGGAGGAGAGCCAGACGGAGGGAAGATCTCCAACTTCCTGCTGGAAAAATCAAGAGTCGTGAGCCAGAATGAAAATGAAAGGAGCTTTCACATCTTCTACCAG ctAATAGACGGATGCACGCCTCAGCAGAAGGAAGAATTGGGAATTATGACCCCAGATTACTACTACTACCTGAACCAGTCTGGAACATACAAGGTGGATGGAACTAATGACAGCAAGGACTTCCAGGAAACCATG GAAGCCATGCGGGTGATCGGCATACCGCAGATGGTTCAGAGGCAAGTGCTGCAGATTGTAGCTGGCATCTTACATCTGGGCGCCATCAGTTTCATTGAGGCGGGAAACTACGGGCAGGTGGAGAGCACAGACT TATTGGCTTTCCCGGCCTACCTGCTGGGAATCGACCAGAACCGTCTACAGGATAAACTCACCAGCAGGAAAATGGATTCCAAATGGGGTGGTAAAACTGAATCCATTGATGTGACTCTGAACAGGGAACAAGCGTGCCACACGCGTGACGCTCTCTCCAAAGCCCTCTATGCCCGTCTGTTTGACTATCTAGTTGAG GCAATAAATAAAGCCATACAGAAACCCACTGAAGAGCTTAGCGTTGGCGTTTTGGATATTTATGGATTTGAGATTTTCCAG AGGAATGGTTTTGAACAGTTCTGTATCAACTTTGTGAATGAAAAGTTGCAGCAGATCTTTATTGAGTTGACACTGAAAGCAGAACAG GAAGAGTATGTACAGGAGGGCATCAAATGGACACCCATAGAGTATTTTAACAACAAAGTTGTGTGTgacttaatagaaaacaaactg aatcctcctggcATCATGAGCGTGCTGGATGATGTGTGTGCCACCATGCATGCCACCAAAGAgggagttgatttaactctgcttcagaaGCTACAGGCTGCAGTGGGGACGCACGAACACTTCAACAACTGGAACTCTGGTTTTGTCATTCACCACTATGCTGGCAAG GTGTCGTACGATATCAACGGTTTCTGTGAGAGAAACAGAGATGTGCTTTTCCCTGATCTCATAGAACTGATGCAAAGCAGCGAATA CGACTTCATCCGAAGCCTCTTCCCAGAAAATCTCAACACGGAAAAGAAAGGTAGACCAACCACTGCTGGCTCGAAGATCAAA AGGCAAGCCAACGAGTTGGTTAGCACACTGATGAAGTGCACACCGCACTATATCCGCTGCATCAAACCCAACGAGACCAAGAGGCCCAAAGACTGGGAGGAGAGCAG AGCGAGACATCAAGTGGAATATCTTGGCTTAAGAGAAAATATTCGGGTACGACGTGCCGGCTTTGCCTATCGTAGAATCTTCCAGAAATTTTTACAGAG GTATGCCATCCTAACAGCGGAGACGTGGCCATGTTGGCGTGGTGCGGAACAGCAGGGCGTTTTGCATCTCTTGCGTTGTGTAAACATGGACACGGATCAGTACCAAATGGGCCGCACCAAGGTCTTCATCAAGAATCCAGAGTCG CTGTTTTTGCTGGAGGAGATGCGAGAGAGGAAGTTTGACACATTTGCCAGAACCATCCAGAAGGCATGGAGGAAATACATCGCCAGGAGGAAATATGAACAGATGCGGGAGGAAG CCTCTGATATACTGTATAACTTTAAAGAACGACGTAGGAATAGTATAAACAGGAACTTTGTTGGTGATTACCTGGGCATGGAAGACAAGCCTGAACTCCGGCAGTTCATGGCCAAGAGGGAGCGGATTGACTTTGCAGACTCGGTCAACAAGTATGACCGTAGGTTCAAG TCTATAAAGAGAGATCTAATACTGACACCGAAATCCATCTACCTAATTGGTCGGGAAAAGATAAAGAAAGGACCAGAGAAGGGCCAGATAAAGGAAGTTCTGAAAAGAAAGCTGGACATTGGCAGTATCCGTTCAATCTCTTTGAG CACAAGGCAAGATGACTTCTTCATCCTTCATGAAAATGAGTATGACAGTCTGCTGGAGTCCATATTTAAGACTGAGTTCCTCAGTCTGCTGTGCAAGCGCTATGAGGAGCAAACCCAAAGCAAACTCTCACTGTCCTTCAGCGACAG GCTGGAGTTCCGTGTGAAAAAGGAGGGCTGGGGAGGAGGCAGCACCCGTGTGGTGGTATTCCAGAGGGGACAGACTGATGAAGCTGTGATCAAACCTGCAGGAAAGACTCTTTCTGTCACTATAGGAGATGGGCTACCAAAGACATCCA AGCCAACCAGGAAGGGAGTACCACAGAGTCATGGAGGAAGAAGCCAGCCACGGCACAGAG GGGGCCATCAGAACGGGGCTGCACAGTTTCACCGGGGTGGcactcagcagcagcagcagcagagggAAGCGACTTACTCAATGCCAGTCAGGCAGAATCCTCCACCGAGCAATGCTCTACCTAAACTGGGATCTCAGAAGAATCGAAGAGGCTCCAGGCCGGCCCAAAATCAGTCCACGAACCTCGACTTCCTCAATGTGCCTGATCAGGGCATGTCAGG AATGCAGCGGAAAAGGAGCATCAGCCAACGGCCTCCACCGGCCCCCTCTAGCCGTCCCAAACCTCAGCCCCGACCGCAGGGCCCTCGATGTAGAGCACTTTATCAGTATTTTGGCCAGGATGTGGATGAAATTAGCTTTGACGTCAATGACATCATAGAACTAATCAGTGAAG ATCCATCAGGGTGGTGGCGAGGGCGAATTCATGGGAAGGAGGGTCTCTTTCCTGGGAATTATGTGGAGAAGATTTGA